The Streptomyces sp. NBC_01255 genome window below encodes:
- the pth gene encoding aminoacyl-tRNA hydrolase: MTDDANAPWLIVGLGNPGPEYAANRHNIGFMVVDLLAERIRGSFKRAQKTQAQVVEGRMGPPGPENRRVILAKPMSYMNLSGGPVTALRDFYKVPTAHIVAIHDELDIDYAVLRLKIGGGDNGHNGLKSMTKAMGPEYHRVRCGIGRPPGRMQVADFVLKDFSSTERKDLDWFVDRAADSVECLVAEGLERAQSAYNS, from the coding sequence ATGACGGACGACGCCAACGCCCCCTGGCTGATCGTCGGCCTCGGCAACCCGGGGCCCGAGTACGCGGCCAACCGCCACAACATCGGCTTCATGGTCGTGGACCTGCTGGCCGAGCGGATCCGCGGCTCGTTCAAGCGGGCGCAGAAGACCCAGGCGCAGGTCGTCGAGGGCCGGATGGGTCCCCCCGGCCCGGAGAACCGCCGGGTGATCCTCGCGAAGCCGATGTCGTACATGAACCTGTCGGGCGGTCCGGTGACGGCGCTGCGCGACTTCTACAAGGTGCCGACGGCGCACATCGTGGCGATCCACGACGAGCTGGACATCGACTACGCGGTGCTGCGGCTGAAGATCGGCGGCGGCGACAACGGCCACAACGGTCTGAAGTCGATGACGAAGGCGATGGGTCCCGAGTACCACCGCGTGCGGTGCGGGATCGGGCGTCCGCCGGGCCGGATGCAGGTCGCGGACTTCGTCCTGAAGGACTTCTCGTCGACGGAGCGCAAGGACCTCGACTGGTTCGTGGACCGGGCGGCGGACTCGGTGGAGTGCCTGGTGGCGGAGGGCCTGGAGCGGGCGCAGTCCGCGTACAACTCGTAG
- a CDS encoding 50S ribosomal protein L25/general stress protein Ctc: MSEVKLAATVRSEFGKGASRQLRRASLVPTVLYGHGTDPVHISLPAHELGLALRTPNVLLSLDINGANELAIPKAVQRDAIKGSLVHVDLILVKRGEKVTVEIPVQAEGELAAGGNLLEHVLNTLSVEAEATHLPEAVTVSVEGLEAGASVLAKDITLPAGSTLVTDADAVVLQVLAAQAEEPSAEAEATEGAEA, encoded by the coding sequence ATGTCCGAGGTCAAGCTCGCCGCCACCGTCCGCTCGGAGTTCGGCAAGGGCGCCTCGCGCCAGCTCCGTCGCGCCTCCCTGGTCCCCACGGTCCTCTACGGCCACGGCACGGACCCGGTCCACATCTCCCTCCCGGCCCACGAGCTCGGCCTGGCGCTGCGTACGCCGAACGTCCTGCTCTCCCTGGACATCAACGGCGCCAACGAGCTGGCGATCCCGAAGGCCGTCCAGCGTGACGCCATCAAGGGCTCCCTCGTCCACGTCGACCTCATCCTCGTGAAGCGCGGCGAGAAGGTCACCGTCGAGATCCCCGTGCAGGCCGAGGGCGAGCTCGCCGCCGGTGGCAACCTGCTGGAGCACGTGCTCAACACCCTTTCCGTCGAGGCCGAGGCCACCCACCTTCCCGAGGCCGTCACGGTCTCCGTGGAGGGCCTGGAGGCCGGTGCCTCCGTCCTCGCCAAGGACATCACCCTCCCGGCCGGCTCCACCCTGGTGACCGACGCCGACGCCGTCGTCCTCCAGGTCCTGGCCGCGCAGGCCGAGGAGCCGTCGGCCGAGGCCGAGGCCACCGAGGGTGCCGAGGCCTGA
- a CDS encoding penicillin-binding transpeptidase domain-containing protein, whose protein sequence is MTTHRAGVGRARRRRWPAVAVTGALVAGAAGWAVAYGPLKKGEEPPRTADPEAVRTAQAFLSRWAAGDLQAAARLTDAPAKAEETLRNFTAGLEITKPVLTAGAARVDGEAGAGARVPYRAKMPVAELGTWSYGSELAVARTESGWRVRWELPLIHPQLNDKQRFKLVEEESAELAAVDRDGKAISAAEHPSLVSVLGLGGGKPRGEVQVVDRITGETRSTAVRFGPDPGEGGGPLRTTIDARIQRAAEKALARHADGRNAGLVAVRIDSGEVVAVANGPAGGFNRAFQGTYAPGSTWKVVTTAALLAKGAVTPESRVDCPKYLTVGKQFHNVETSEIPGATFREDFIHSCNTAFVALRGRLANDEMTVFAKDYFGIGPEWKTGVGSVDAEVPVPASETEKAAALFGQGRLRTNPLAMASATATAVSGTFHQPLLVKGTEQPAVATKPLPSGVVKQLRSLMRDTVTDGSAKVLAGVPGQVGAKTGTAEVTEDGNNNGWLVAYDDEIAVACVVEGAESGSGSAGPVLRDLLAESAGGGAAG, encoded by the coding sequence ATGACGACACATCGAGCAGGGGTGGGGCGGGCGAGGCGGCGGCGCTGGCCGGCGGTGGCGGTGACAGGTGCGCTGGTGGCGGGGGCCGCCGGGTGGGCGGTCGCGTACGGCCCGCTGAAGAAGGGCGAGGAGCCGCCGAGGACGGCCGATCCGGAGGCGGTGCGGACGGCTCAGGCGTTCCTGAGCAGGTGGGCGGCGGGGGATCTGCAGGCGGCGGCGCGGCTGACGGATGCGCCGGCGAAGGCCGAGGAGACGCTGCGGAACTTCACGGCGGGGCTGGAGATCACGAAGCCGGTGCTGACGGCGGGCGCGGCCCGGGTGGACGGCGAGGCGGGCGCCGGGGCCCGTGTGCCGTACCGGGCGAAGATGCCGGTGGCGGAGCTGGGGACGTGGTCGTACGGCTCGGAGCTCGCGGTGGCGCGTACGGAGTCGGGGTGGCGGGTGCGGTGGGAGCTGCCGCTGATCCATCCCCAGCTGAACGACAAGCAGCGGTTCAAGCTGGTGGAGGAGGAGTCGGCGGAGCTCGCGGCGGTGGACCGGGACGGGAAGGCGATCTCGGCGGCGGAGCATCCGTCGCTGGTCTCGGTGCTGGGCCTGGGCGGCGGGAAGCCGCGGGGCGAGGTGCAGGTCGTGGACCGGATCACGGGCGAGACGAGGTCGACGGCGGTGCGGTTCGGGCCGGATCCCGGGGAGGGCGGCGGTCCGCTGCGGACGACGATCGACGCGCGGATCCAGCGGGCGGCGGAGAAGGCGCTCGCCCGGCACGCCGACGGGCGGAACGCGGGTCTGGTGGCGGTACGGATCGACAGCGGCGAGGTGGTGGCGGTGGCGAACGGGCCGGCCGGCGGCTTCAACCGGGCCTTCCAGGGCACGTACGCGCCGGGGTCGACGTGGAAGGTGGTGACGACCGCGGCGCTGCTGGCGAAGGGGGCGGTGACGCCGGAGTCGCGCGTGGACTGTCCGAAGTACCTGACGGTCGGGAAGCAGTTCCACAACGTGGAGACCTCGGAGATTCCGGGGGCGACGTTCCGTGAGGACTTCATCCATTCGTGCAACACGGCGTTCGTGGCGCTGCGGGGGCGTCTCGCGAACGACGAGATGACCGTGTTCGCGAAGGACTACTTCGGGATCGGGCCGGAGTGGAAGACGGGTGTGGGTTCGGTGGACGCCGAGGTGCCGGTGCCCGCGAGCGAGACGGAGAAGGCGGCGGCGCTGTTCGGGCAGGGGAGGCTGCGGACGAATCCGCTGGCGATGGCGTCGGCGACGGCTACGGCGGTGTCGGGGACGTTCCACCAGCCGCTGCTGGTGAAGGGGACGGAGCAGCCGGCGGTGGCGACGAAGCCGCTGCCTTCGGGGGTGGTGAAGCAGCTGCGGTCGCTGATGCGGGACACGGTGACGGACGGGTCGGCGAAGGTGCTCGCGGGGGTGCCGGGCCAGGTGGGGGCGAAGACGGGGACGGCCGAGGTGACGGAGGACGGGAACAACAACGGCTGGCTCGTGGCGTACGACGACGAGATCGCGGTGGCGTGCGTGGTGGAGGGGGCGGAGAGCGGTTCGGGATCGGCCGGGCCTGTCCTGCGCGACCTGCTCGCGGAGTCGGCCGGGGGCGGCGCGGCGGGCTGA